In Deinococcota bacterium, the genomic window GGACAGTTATCTTCGTGATTACCCTGCTCTCGCTCCTGGCCGCGAGCGCCACGGCGCAACAGGCGGTGACGGTCGAGGGCTTCGTCAGGATGGAAGGCGAGATTCCCGAGAACAGCCGGGTCGGCGTCCACGTCATCGACTTGGACGGCAACACCCTCGGCGAGCTGACCAGCACCGGCCTCGTCGCGGGCACCTTCAGCATGACGGCGCCCCAGGCGGCGGTGGAGCCGCTCGCGCCCCTGCGCGACGGCGCCGTGCCGCTGCCCGGCTTGCAGAGCGAATACCGCGTCAGTCCCGAGGGGGTCAACTACGCGCGCGCCGTCACCAAGGTCTACATCGACAACGACGGCAGCGGCGCCTATACGCCGGGCACCGACGCGGGTTTCGTCAGCATCGCCACGCTCGAGTCGGGCGGCTTCTACGTCCTGCTCTACGTCGACCGGGACGCCACCCTGACGGGCCGGGGCGCGACCGTCGAGTTGCGCCAGGGCTGGAACGTCTTCACCGTCCAGCCCGGCGACGAGGGCGAACTGCGCTACGCGGCCGTGAGCCGGGTGGACGATATCGTCTTGGACACCTTCAGGCCCTGATGCGCGCTCGCTAGGACGGGTGAAGGAGAGAGCGATGAGGGAGAGGACAATCAGCGAGCCGGTCGCGATCGAAGCGCCGCGGTAGCGCGTAGACTGGATGGCTATGAACGTGATCGTATGAACGTGATCGTATGAACGTGATCGAAGGACAGCTTAGCGCGGGCGGTCTCAGCTTCGCGGTGGTGGCGAGCCGCTTCAATGACCTTGTCACCCGGCGGCTCCTAGATGGCGCCGCCGACGCCGTCAGGCGCCACGGCGGCAGCGAGGACAGCCTCACCGTAGTCTGGGTGCCGGGCGCGGTGGAGATTCCCGTGGTCGCCAAGAGGCTGGCCGCCAGCGGCGACTACCACGCCGTCATCACCCTGGGCGCGGTCATCCGCGGCGCGACGAGCCACTACGACTACGTCTGCAGCGCCGTCATCAGCGGCGTGAGCACGGCCGCCCTGGAGACCGGCGTGCCGGTCATCTTCGGCGTCCTGACCGTGGACAGCATCGAGCAGGCCCTGGAGCGCGCCGGCACCAAAGCGGGCAACAAGGGCTTCGAGGCGGCGGTGGCGGCCATCGAGATGGCCAACCTGATAAAGGCGCTGGAGGGATAAGATGCCGGGTACGGCTCGAGACCTCGTCCGGCAAGCCGTCAACGTCCTTGCCGTTCTGGCGGTGATCGCCGTGAACGCGCTGGCCAACGCGCTGCCGCTCTACGGCCGCACGACCGGCGAGATCTCCGACGGCTTTCCCATCCTCTTCGTGCCGGCGGGCTACGTCTTTGGCATCTGGGGCCTCATCTACTTAGGGCTCGTCGGCTTCGCCCTCTACCAGGCGAGGCCCAGGGAGCGCGCCAACTTGCGGCTCAGGCGCGTGGGCTACCTCTTCGCCTTGAGCTGTGCCGCGAACATCGCCTGGCTCTTCGCCTGGCACGCCCTCCGCCTGCCCCTGAGCCTCGCCGTCATGCTGGCCTTGCTCGCTCTGCTCATCCTCATCTACTTGCGCCTCGGCAGCGGGCGCGAGGAGGTTCCCAGGGCGGAAAGGCTCCTGGTGCGGCTGCCCTTCAGCCTCTATCTGGGCTGGATCACCGTGGCGACGGTCGCCAACGCCAGCGCCTTGCTCTACAGTCTGGGCTGGGACGGCTGGGGGCTCTCGGACGCCACCTGGACGATTCTTATGCTGGCGGCGGCCACGGCCATCGGCACCCTGGTCCTGGTGACCAGGCGCGACCTGGCCTTCAACCTCGTCCTCGTCTGGGCCTTCGTGGGCATCTTCGTCGCGCAGCAGGGCCACCCACCCGTGGCGGCCGCCGCCTTGGCGGCGGCCGGGGTGGTGCTGGTGCTGGTCTTGCTGAGCGCCTTTCGCACGCCCGATGCGCCCGGTGGGGCCCTGCAAGGGGGCTGAGACCCTCACGCCCTTTGCGGCCGGTAAGCAACCCGTCGCCGCTGGGCGCGGCAAACGGCGAGGCTTGTCTTGGCGGGGTTCAGGGTATAGTCTAGGAATGAGTAACACGGTAATAGCTGACACAGCAATAGCTGACACAGCAATGGGT contains:
- a CDS encoding tryptophan-rich sensory protein produces the protein MPGTARDLVRQAVNVLAVLAVIAVNALANALPLYGRTTGEISDGFPILFVPAGYVFGIWGLIYLGLVGFALYQARPRERANLRLRRVGYLFALSCAANIAWLFAWHALRLPLSLAVMLALLALLILIYLRLGSGREEVPRAERLLVRLPFSLYLGWITVATVANASALLYSLGWDGWGLSDATWTILMLAAATAIGTLVLVTRRDLAFNLVLVWAFVGIFVAQQGHPPVAAAALAAAGVVLVLVLLSAFRTPDAPGGALQGG
- the ribE gene encoding 6,7-dimethyl-8-ribityllumazine synthase; this encodes MNVIEGQLSAGGLSFAVVASRFNDLVTRRLLDGAADAVRRHGGSEDSLTVVWVPGAVEIPVVAKRLAASGDYHAVITLGAVIRGATSHYDYVCSAVISGVSTAALETGVPVIFGVLTVDSIEQALERAGTKAGNKGFEAAVAAIEMANLIKALEG